A single Vigna radiata var. radiata cultivar VC1973A chromosome 8, Vradiata_ver6, whole genome shotgun sequence DNA region contains:
- the LOC106771911 gene encoding uncharacterized protein LOC106771911 translates to MEEEEERTPTFYVYHPCSFLHQVLRAFFKCLGIERNSSPQIHAAADPTINSPTNTQTSLDAADPPSLINVGLIARRDGSRRSPITHGPGPQHN, encoded by the exons atggaagaggaagaagagagaacaCCCACATTCTATGTCTACCATCCATGCTCTTTTCTTCATCAAGTACTCAGGGCATTTTTCAAGTGTCTAGGTATTGAGAGAAACTCATCGCCACAAATTCATGCTGCTGCAGATCCTACTATAAACTCTCCAACAAACACTCAAACATCTCTAGATGCTGCAGATCCACCATCTCTAATT AATGTAGGTTTAATTGCAAGGCGTGATGGTAGTCGAAGGTCTCCAATCACCCATGGACCCGGCCCTCAGCATAATTAA